One Cellulomonas soli DNA window includes the following coding sequences:
- the dnaG gene encoding DNA primase: MAGRIRREDVEAVRERAHIEEIVGAHVSLRPAGVGSMKGLCPFHDERSPSFHVRPQVGRYHCFGCGEGGDVIAFVQKVDGLAFQEAVEYLAGRVGLQLRYEEGGAPRPGEEPGKRRRLLDAHRVAEEFYREQLTSAGAAAGRAFLAERGFDRSAADQFGVGFAPQGWDGLLRHLRGRGFTEAELTASGLVSQGGRGIYDRFRGRLVWPIREVTGDTVGFGARKLFEEDQGPKYLNTPETPLYRKSQVLYGIDLAKREIAKDKRVVVVEGYTDVMAMHLSGVGGAVATCGTAFGSDHARIVRRLVGDSGSSGGVQLASGTSLGGEIIFTFDGDAAGQKAALRAFGEDQAFSAQTFVAVEASGMDPCELRQAKGPDAVRALVAHRQPLYEFVIRSTLAAFDLGTAEGRVAALRAAAPVVAGIRDAALRPEYTRLLAGWLGMDDQSAVRQAVQGAGRQAGRDPRGGQHADRGRDPRGGRPDQAGGARDQGEHAGPPVARMPVPDRRDPVAQVERTALEVVLQHPALVPEEFDDLAADAFAAPAYRAVHEAVRAAGGLATARAAVQGAGGSATGWVGQVIEQAAAPVQPLVTELAVAPLPEDRPDQVGDYVRGVVLRLVEIGYTRHIAELRGRLQRMDATADPAGYQAAFAELVAVEGRRRTLRESA; the protein is encoded by the coding sequence GTGGCAGGTCGGATCCGTCGGGAGGACGTCGAGGCGGTCCGCGAGCGTGCCCACATCGAGGAGATCGTCGGCGCGCACGTCTCGCTGCGACCGGCCGGCGTCGGCTCGATGAAGGGCCTGTGCCCCTTCCACGACGAACGATCCCCCTCGTTCCACGTGCGCCCGCAGGTCGGCCGCTACCACTGCTTCGGCTGCGGCGAGGGCGGCGACGTCATCGCGTTCGTGCAGAAGGTCGACGGCCTGGCCTTCCAGGAGGCGGTCGAGTACCTGGCCGGACGGGTCGGCCTGCAGCTGCGGTACGAGGAGGGTGGTGCCCCGCGCCCCGGGGAGGAGCCCGGCAAGCGTCGGCGCCTGCTCGACGCGCACCGCGTCGCCGAGGAGTTCTACCGCGAGCAGCTCACCTCGGCCGGAGCCGCTGCCGGGCGGGCGTTCCTCGCCGAGCGGGGGTTCGACCGGTCCGCCGCCGACCAGTTCGGGGTCGGCTTCGCGCCGCAGGGCTGGGACGGGCTGCTGCGCCACCTGCGCGGGCGGGGCTTCACCGAGGCCGAGCTGACCGCGTCGGGACTGGTCAGCCAGGGTGGGCGAGGCATCTACGACCGGTTCCGCGGCCGTCTCGTGTGGCCGATCCGTGAGGTCACGGGCGACACCGTCGGCTTCGGGGCGCGCAAGCTGTTCGAGGAGGACCAGGGCCCCAAGTACCTCAACACCCCCGAGACGCCGCTGTACCGCAAGTCGCAGGTGCTCTACGGCATCGACCTGGCCAAGCGCGAGATCGCCAAGGACAAGCGCGTCGTCGTCGTCGAGGGGTACACCGACGTCATGGCGATGCACCTGTCCGGTGTCGGGGGTGCGGTCGCCACCTGCGGGACGGCCTTCGGCTCGGACCACGCGCGCATCGTGCGACGGCTCGTGGGCGACTCCGGGTCGTCCGGCGGCGTCCAGCTCGCCTCGGGGACGTCGCTCGGCGGGGAGATCATCTTCACGTTCGACGGCGACGCCGCAGGTCAGAAGGCCGCGCTGCGGGCGTTCGGCGAGGACCAGGCGTTCTCCGCGCAGACGTTCGTCGCGGTCGAGGCCTCGGGCATGGACCCGTGCGAGCTGCGCCAGGCCAAGGGGCCCGACGCGGTGCGCGCGCTGGTCGCGCACCGTCAGCCGCTGTACGAGTTCGTCATCCGCTCGACGCTCGCGGCGTTCGACCTCGGCACCGCCGAGGGCAGGGTCGCCGCGCTGCGCGCGGCCGCACCGGTCGTCGCCGGGATCCGTGACGCGGCGCTGCGGCCCGAGTACACGCGTCTGCTCGCCGGGTGGCTCGGCATGGACGACCAGTCGGCCGTCCGGCAGGCGGTGCAGGGCGCGGGCCGTCAGGCCGGCCGCGATCCCCGGGGCGGGCAGCACGCCGACCGCGGTCGCGACCCGCGCGGCGGTCGGCCGGACCAGGCGGGCGGCGCCCGTGACCAGGGCGAGCACGCCGGGCCGCCGGTCGCCCGCATGCCCGTGCCCGACCGCCGTGACCCCGTCGCGCAGGTCGAGCGGACCGCGCTCGAGGTCGTGCTGCAGCACCCCGCCCTTGTCCCCGAGGAGTTCGACGACCTCGCCGCCGACGCGTTCGCCGCCCCGGCCTACCGGGCCGTGCACGAGGCCGTGCGTGCCGCCGGAGGGCTCGCCACGGCCCGCGCGGCGGTGCAGGGCGCCGGCGGGTCGGCCACCGGTTGGGTCGGGCAGGTGATCGAGCAGGCCGCTGCACCGGTGCAACCGCTGGTCACCGAGCTCGCGGTCGCCCCGTTGCCCGAGGACCGCCCCGACCAGGTCGGCGACTACGTGCGCGGGGTCGTCCTGCGCCTGGTCGAGATCGGGTACACCCGGCACATCGCCGAGCTGCGCGGGCGGCTGCAGCGGATGGACGCGACCGCTGACCCGGCGGGGTACCAGGCGGCGTTCGCCGAGCTCGTCGCGGTCGAGGGGCGTCGCCGCACGCTGCGCGAGAGCGCCTGA
- a CDS encoding transglutaminase-like domain-containing protein: MQRIVSSHLSMDVHAPLEMLLQIAVADGAHDRSELLTVRHEDGPLELVEIKGRTGSRLHRVMAPVGRLVVDYQATVVGQADLPPVEDEDLVEYRRPSRYVDSDRLLAFARDEFAGLRGQPLLDAVVGWVRRHVTYLSGASLPTDGASDTLLKRRGVCRDFAHLVVALLRANDTPARLASVYAPGLKPMDFHAVAEAWVDGAWHVVDATGLAPRGSMLRIGTGRDATDTAFLSYYGGQVTLRSMTVTAAVHGGTIADDGTEPVVLR, from the coding sequence GTGCAGCGCATCGTCTCCTCGCACCTGTCGATGGACGTCCACGCCCCCCTCGAGATGCTGCTGCAGATCGCCGTCGCCGACGGTGCGCACGACCGCTCCGAGCTGCTCACCGTGCGGCACGAGGACGGCCCGCTGGAGCTCGTGGAGATCAAGGGACGCACCGGTTCGCGCCTGCACCGGGTGATGGCTCCGGTGGGCCGGCTCGTGGTCGACTACCAGGCGACGGTCGTCGGTCAGGCCGACCTGCCGCCGGTCGAGGACGAGGACCTCGTGGAGTACCGGCGCCCGAGCCGCTACGTCGACTCCGACCGTCTGCTCGCGTTCGCCCGCGACGAGTTCGCCGGCCTGCGTGGTCAGCCGCTGCTGGACGCGGTCGTCGGCTGGGTCCGCCGCCACGTGACCTACCTGTCGGGGGCCAGCCTGCCCACCGACGGCGCGTCCGACACCCTGCTCAAGCGCCGGGGCGTGTGCCGCGACTTCGCGCACCTGGTCGTCGCGCTGCTGCGGGCCAACGACACCCCGGCCCGCCTGGCCTCCGTGTACGCGCCCGGGCTCAAGCCGATGGACTTCCACGCCGTCGCCGAGGCGTGGGTCGACGGCGCGTGGCACGTGGTCGACGCGACCGGGTTGGCCCCGCGCGGGTCGATGCTGCGGATCGGCACGGGCCGCGACGCGACCGACACGGCGTTCCTGTCCTACTACGGCGGTCAGGTGACGCTGCGGTCGATGACCGTGACCGCCGCCGTGCACGGCGGCACGATCGCCGACGACGGGACCGAGCCGGTCGTCCTGCGCTGA
- a CDS encoding MATE family efflux transporter, with protein MTTNLTTGRPARLILVFAVPLLIGNVVQQLYGFADAFVVGRTIGVDALAAVGATGGLSFLMLGFAWGLTSGLAIPTAHAFGAGDAPAVRRSVAAGAVLTAAFAVVLTAVAVPAARPLLELMHTPPEILDDATVFIVVTFWGTAATISFNFLSSTIRALGDSRTPLVFLVVSCGLNVVLVFALIRGLHMGVGGAALATVLSQVVSVVACLWLVRTRMPILRLTREDWRITRADLVDQLRLGLPMGFQTSIIAIGTLVLQYAINGLGAQAVAAFTAAQRVDALAIAPMSSFGLALATFAAQNHGAALHARIRLGVRQTCLITAGFSLAIAAVTISCGPWLVRMFVGQGQEHVVDLAQVYLVSNGILYVVLGLLFAIRGALQGLGRTVVPTVAGIMELVTRVAAALLLTGPLGFLGVSLAGPLAWVAAMIPLTWAYLHERRWMLEEERLRPLLDVPAPHGPREPTPVAARAIEDGDEAVDEDGAPLRCPDASEHGAPQSRR; from the coding sequence GTGACCACCAACCTCACCACCGGTCGCCCTGCCCGCCTCATCCTCGTCTTCGCCGTGCCGCTGCTGATCGGCAACGTCGTCCAACAGCTCTACGGGTTCGCCGACGCGTTCGTCGTCGGCCGGACCATCGGCGTCGACGCGCTCGCCGCCGTCGGCGCGACCGGCGGGCTCTCGTTCCTCATGCTCGGCTTCGCCTGGGGGCTCACGTCCGGCCTGGCCATCCCCACCGCGCACGCCTTCGGCGCCGGCGACGCCCCTGCCGTGCGGCGCAGCGTCGCGGCCGGCGCCGTGCTCACCGCCGCCTTCGCCGTGGTGCTCACCGCCGTGGCCGTCCCGGCCGCACGTCCGCTGCTCGAGCTCATGCACACGCCGCCGGAGATCCTCGACGACGCCACGGTGTTCATCGTCGTGACGTTCTGGGGCACCGCCGCGACCATCTCGTTCAACTTCCTGTCCAGCACGATCCGGGCGCTCGGCGACAGCCGCACCCCGCTGGTGTTCCTCGTGGTCTCCTGCGGGCTCAACGTCGTGCTGGTCTTCGCCCTGATCCGCGGCCTGCACATGGGTGTGGGCGGCGCCGCGCTGGCCACCGTCCTGTCCCAGGTCGTCTCCGTCGTCGCGTGCCTGTGGCTCGTGCGCACCCGGATGCCGATCCTGCGCCTGACCCGCGAGGACTGGCGGATCACCCGCGCCGACCTCGTCGACCAGCTGCGGCTCGGGCTGCCCATGGGGTTCCAGACCTCGATCATCGCGATCGGCACCCTCGTCCTGCAGTACGCGATCAACGGGCTCGGCGCGCAGGCCGTGGCGGCGTTCACGGCCGCCCAGCGGGTCGACGCGCTCGCGATCGCCCCCATGTCCTCCTTCGGGCTCGCGCTGGCCACGTTCGCCGCGCAGAACCACGGCGCGGCGCTGCACGCCCGGATCCGCCTCGGCGTGCGCCAGACGTGCCTCATCACCGCCGGCTTCAGCCTGGCGATCGCCGCCGTGACGATCTCCTGCGGCCCCTGGCTGGTCCGGATGTTCGTGGGCCAGGGCCAGGAGCACGTCGTCGACCTGGCCCAGGTCTACCTGGTCAGCAACGGCATCCTCTACGTCGTGCTCGGGCTGCTGTTCGCGATCCGGGGTGCGCTGCAAGGTCTGGGCCGCACGGTCGTCCCGACGGTCGCCGGCATCATGGAGCTCGTCACCCGGGTCGCCGCCGCGCTGCTGCTGACCGGGCCCCTGGGGTTCCTCGGTGTGAGCCTCGCGGGGCCGCTCGCCTGGGTCGCCGCGATGATCCCGCTGACGTGGGCCTACCTGCACGAGCGCCGGTGGATGCTCGAGGAGGAGCGGTTGCGCCCCCTGCTCGACGTCCCGGCACCGCACGGCCCCCGCGAGCCGACCCCCGTCGCCGCACGCGCGATCGAGGACGGAGACGAGGCCGTCGACGAGGACGGAGCGCCGCTGCGGTGCCCCGACGCGAGCGAGCACGGAGCACCGCAGAGCCGCCGCTGA
- a CDS encoding SulP family inorganic anion transporter produces the protein MLTTGSAYEVRWLRSDVLAGLTVTALLIPEGMAYAQLAGVPPQAAFYAAPAALLLYAVLGTSRQLVVAVSSAVAITSAALIGELAPQGTAQYVALTAALAVLAGLVSMAAGFARLGRMARFFSPSVLLGFVFGLALIISARQLPHLLGIEVQQDKFFPLVWASLQALPDVHLPTLVLGLLCIAAMMALERLVPRVPAALAVLVGALIFSALRDLPAHGVAVVGPLPAGLAAPQLPGVGWDALPQLATGALGIALLVFAEAVGPGQALAKEHGYQIDTDRELVAIGAANVGAGLFQGFSIGASLSKSAANDEAGARTSWSLVVAAAATALVALFLTPLFRDLPEAALGAIVVVAVSGMERPGPLRRLWRLRRADFVLALVALLGVLLLDILVGLTIAVVASLAVVVWRASQARVDVVGERPDATRRPDEPPAPPGMLLVRPQEQLFFANAADIRDEVLAALHDDLDPPEVVLVDLGLTPDLDVPALDVLAELRDRVARGGCRMWLASSVDEVRARLERAGLTGAGQTFLFHDATEAVLAHLSLRSTADAAGARQSVFGQLLADIQEWRQAPGLDERGRASLDALAAQVRSEMETP, from the coding sequence GTGCTGACGACGGGGTCGGCGTACGAGGTGCGATGGCTGCGTTCCGACGTGCTCGCCGGGCTGACCGTGACCGCCCTGCTCATCCCGGAGGGCATGGCCTACGCCCAGCTGGCCGGCGTCCCGCCGCAGGCCGCGTTCTACGCCGCACCCGCCGCGCTCCTCCTCTACGCCGTGCTCGGCACCTCGCGCCAGCTCGTCGTCGCCGTGTCCTCGGCGGTCGCCATCACCTCGGCCGCGCTCATCGGCGAGCTCGCGCCGCAGGGCACCGCGCAGTACGTCGCGCTCACCGCGGCGCTCGCGGTGCTGGCCGGTCTGGTCTCGATGGCCGCCGGGTTCGCGCGCCTCGGGCGGATGGCCCGGTTCTTCTCCCCGTCGGTGCTGCTCGGCTTCGTGTTCGGCCTCGCCCTCATCATCAGCGCCCGCCAGCTGCCCCACCTGCTCGGCATCGAGGTGCAGCAGGACAAGTTCTTCCCGCTGGTGTGGGCCTCGCTGCAGGCGCTGCCGGACGTCCACCTGCCCACGCTCGTCCTCGGGTTGCTGTGCATCGCGGCGATGATGGCGCTCGAGCGGCTCGTGCCGAGGGTCCCCGCCGCGCTCGCGGTGCTGGTCGGTGCCCTGATCTTCTCGGCCCTGCGCGACCTGCCCGCGCACGGCGTCGCGGTGGTCGGACCGCTGCCCGCCGGCCTGGCCGCACCGCAGCTCCCGGGGGTCGGGTGGGACGCCCTCCCGCAGCTGGCGACCGGGGCGCTCGGCATCGCGCTGCTCGTCTTCGCCGAGGCCGTCGGGCCCGGACAGGCGCTCGCCAAGGAGCACGGCTACCAGATCGACACCGACCGCGAGCTGGTCGCCATCGGGGCCGCGAACGTCGGTGCCGGGCTGTTCCAGGGCTTCTCGATCGGCGCGAGCCTGTCGAAGTCGGCCGCCAACGACGAGGCGGGGGCGCGCACGTCCTGGTCCCTCGTCGTGGCCGCAGCGGCCACCGCGCTCGTCGCCCTCTTCCTGACGCCGCTGTTCCGTGACCTGCCGGAGGCCGCGCTCGGGGCGATCGTGGTCGTCGCGGTCTCCGGGATGGAACGCCCCGGTCCGCTGCGCCGGCTGTGGCGGCTGCGCCGCGCCGACTTCGTGCTGGCCCTGGTGGCGCTGCTCGGAGTGCTGCTGCTCGACATCCTCGTCGGGCTGACGATCGCCGTGGTCGCCTCGCTGGCCGTGGTCGTCTGGCGGGCGAGCCAGGCGCGGGTCGACGTCGTGGGGGAGCGGCCCGACGCGACGCGGCGGCCCGACGAGCCCCCGGCGCCCCCCGGGATGCTCCTGGTCCGGCCGCAGGAGCAGCTGTTCTTCGCGAACGCCGCCGACATCCGCGACGAGGTCCTGGCCGCGCTGCACGACGACCTGGACCCCCCGGAGGTCGTCCTCGTGGACCTCGGCCTGACCCCCGACCTCGACGTGCCCGCGCTCGACGTGCTCGCCGAGCTGCGCGACCGCGTGGCGCGCGGGGGCTGCCGGATGTGGCTGGCCTCGAGCGTCGACGAGGTGCGTGCGCGGCTCGAACGGGCGGGGCTGACGGGCGCCGGCCAGACGTTCCTGTTCCACGACGCGACCGAGGCCGTGCTCGCGCACCTGTCGTTGCGCTCGACGGCGGACGCGGCAGGGGCCCGCCAGTCGGTGTTCGGCCAGCTGCTGGCCGACATCCAGGAGTGGCGGCAGGCGCCCGGGCTCGACGAGCGAGGCCGGGCCTCCCTCGACGCGCTCGCGGCGCAGGTGCGCTCGGAGATGGAGACGCCGTGA
- a CDS encoding zinc-dependent alcohol dehydrogenase family protein, whose amino-acid sequence MRGAVMHAPGDVRVEDRPMPTIVEPTDAIIRIAATCVCGSDLWPYRGLEPVAAPQPMGHEYVGVVTEIGEAVREIRVGDFVVGSFFSSDNTCEICLAGYQTHCVHRGPGAASGGQAQYTRVPLADGTLVATPGQPDADLVPSLLAASDVLGTGWFAAVAAEVGPGKTVAVVGDGAVGLLGVLAAKQLGAERIIAMSRHADRQALAREFGATDIVTERGDEGVARIKELTGGLGAHSVIEAVGTQESMMQAIRATRPGGHVGYVGVSHDVSLPGLELFFSGVHLHGGPAPVRRFLPDLIDRIWRREIDPGKVFDLVLPLEEAAAAYRAMDERRAIKVLLTV is encoded by the coding sequence ATGCGTGGAGCTGTGATGCACGCCCCCGGCGACGTGCGCGTCGAGGACCGCCCGATGCCGACGATCGTCGAACCCACCGATGCGATCATCAGGATCGCCGCGACCTGCGTGTGCGGGTCGGACCTGTGGCCGTACCGAGGTCTGGAGCCGGTGGCCGCGCCTCAGCCGATGGGCCACGAGTACGTGGGCGTCGTGACCGAGATCGGCGAGGCAGTCCGGGAGATCCGGGTCGGCGACTTCGTCGTCGGGTCGTTCTTCTCCTCCGACAACACCTGCGAGATCTGTCTGGCCGGCTACCAGACCCACTGCGTGCACCGCGGCCCGGGTGCCGCCTCGGGCGGCCAGGCGCAGTACACGCGCGTCCCGCTGGCCGACGGGACCCTGGTGGCGACGCCCGGGCAGCCGGACGCCGACCTGGTCCCGTCGCTGCTGGCGGCCTCCGACGTGCTGGGCACCGGCTGGTTCGCGGCCGTGGCGGCCGAGGTGGGACCGGGCAAGACGGTCGCGGTCGTCGGGGACGGCGCGGTGGGCCTCCTGGGCGTGCTCGCGGCCAAGCAGCTGGGAGCCGAGCGGATCATCGCGATGTCCCGGCACGCCGACCGCCAGGCGCTGGCCCGCGAGTTCGGGGCGACGGACATCGTCACCGAGCGGGGCGACGAGGGCGTGGCGCGCATCAAGGAGCTCACCGGCGGTCTGGGCGCGCACTCGGTGATCGAGGCGGTGGGCACGCAGGAGTCGATGATGCAGGCGATCCGGGCCACCCGCCCGGGCGGGCACGTCGGGTACGTCGGGGTCTCCCACGACGTGTCGCTGCCCGGCCTGGAGCTGTTCTTCTCCGGTGTGCACCTGCACGGCGGCCCGGCCCCGGTGCGGCGGTTCCTGCCCGACCTGATCGACCGCATCTGGCGACGCGAGATCGACCCCGGCAAGGTCTTCGACCTGGTGCTGCCCCTCGAGGAGGCGGCCGCGGCGTACCGGGCCATGGACGAGCGCCGCGCGATCAAGGTCCTGCTGACCGTCTGA
- a CDS encoding MFS transporter, which yields MNTSHELPVRPGTLGAVSPARSNAIVLVLAFAGITAAIMQTLVVPLIAELPTILGTTASNTSWVITATLLSAAVMTPTSGRLGDLYGKRRLMLICGSLLVIGSIVCATAGSVVPMVAGRALQGAGMGLIPLGISAMRDILPAERLGTSIALMSASMGVGGALGLPIAAAVAQNASWRTLFWGATVLAVVVVILIATLIPAAPVTARGRFDLPGAIGLGVALVCLLLGVSKGADWGWGSPTIIALLAAAVVLVLIWGWYELRVTDPLVDLRVTARPVVLLTNVSSLVIGFAMYAQSLIIPQLLQLPTSTGFGLGQDMLHMGLWMMPGGLMMMLVSPFGARLSHARGPKVSLVLGAAVVAVGYLSAIVLMGSILGLAVAVAISSSGVGLAYGAMPALIMGSVPRSETGSANSFNTLMRSIGTSVSAAIVGVVLSQMTLDLGGGFTVPSRAGFVTGLLLGAGAAAVAAVVATTIPARASALAEQNLEHPVEEDAERPVIAAHAH from the coding sequence GTGAATACCTCCCATGAATTGCCCGTCCGCCCGGGCACGCTGGGCGCCGTCTCCCCCGCCCGGTCGAACGCGATCGTCCTGGTGCTGGCCTTCGCCGGCATCACGGCCGCGATCATGCAGACCCTCGTGGTCCCCCTCATCGCCGAGCTGCCCACGATCCTGGGCACCACGGCCTCGAACACCTCCTGGGTCATCACCGCCACCCTGCTGTCCGCGGCCGTGATGACGCCGACCAGCGGACGGCTGGGCGACCTGTACGGCAAGCGCCGGCTCATGCTCATCTGCGGCTCGCTGCTGGTCATCGGCTCGATCGTGTGCGCGACCGCCGGCTCGGTCGTCCCGATGGTCGCCGGGCGCGCGCTCCAGGGCGCCGGCATGGGGCTCATCCCGCTGGGCATCAGCGCCATGCGCGACATCCTGCCCGCCGAGAGGCTCGGCACCTCGATCGCGCTGATGAGCGCCTCCATGGGCGTCGGCGGCGCCCTCGGCCTGCCGATCGCCGCCGCGGTCGCCCAGAACGCCAGCTGGCGGACGCTGTTCTGGGGCGCCACCGTGCTCGCGGTCGTCGTCGTCATCCTCATCGCGACGCTCATCCCGGCCGCGCCCGTGACCGCCCGCGGCCGGTTCGACCTGCCCGGTGCGATCGGGCTCGGCGTGGCCCTCGTGTGCCTGCTCCTCGGCGTGTCCAAGGGGGCGGACTGGGGCTGGGGAAGCCCGACCATCATCGCTCTGCTCGCCGCGGCCGTCGTCCTGGTGCTGATCTGGGGCTGGTACGAGCTGCGCGTCACCGACCCGCTGGTCGACCTGCGCGTCACCGCGCGCCCCGTCGTCCTGCTGACGAACGTCTCGTCCCTGGTCATCGGGTTCGCGATGTATGCGCAGTCGCTGATCATCCCCCAGCTGCTGCAGCTGCCCACCAGCACCGGGTTCGGCCTGGGCCAGGACATGCTGCACATGGGGCTGTGGATGATGCCCGGCGGCCTGATGATGATGCTCGTCTCACCGTTCGGCGCCCGCCTCTCGCACGCACGCGGACCCAAGGTCAGCCTCGTCCTCGGCGCTGCCGTGGTCGCCGTCGGCTACCTGTCCGCGATCGTGCTCATGGGATCGATCCTCGGCCTGGCCGTGGCCGTCGCGATCAGCAGCAGCGGCGTCGGGCTCGCCTACGGCGCCATGCCCGCGCTCATCATGGGTTCCGTGCCGCGGTCCGAGACCGGCTCGGCCAACAGCTTCAACACGCTCATGCGCTCGATCGGCACCTCGGTCTCCGCGGCGATCGTCGGGGTGGTCCTGTCGCAGATGACCCTCGACCTCGGTGGCGGCTTCACCGTGCCCAGCCGGGCCGGGTTCGTGACCGGGCTCCTGCTCGGTGCGGGCGCCGCCGCGGTCGCCGCGGTGGTCGCCACCACGATCCCCGCTCGTGCCAGCGCCCTGGCCGAGCAGAACCTCGAGCACCCGGTCGAGGAGGACGCCGAGCGGCCCGTGATCGCGGCACACGCCCACTGA
- a CDS encoding MarR family winged helix-turn-helix transcriptional regulator — protein sequence MTGAAQGVQSRTTSRDEQAAAVLRTLELEAMLFGRQLEPALRHTSDHDRLDRSAYALLTRLQVQGPMSIGELSDAFSLDVSTVNRQAGAVLHAGLVERIPDPDGGMARKFRLTTEGRRRLDDERESNLRGLALVVGSWTTEDVDALATLMRRLNLEIEDRRGRRWPRP from the coding sequence ATGACGGGGGCTGCCCAGGGTGTGCAGAGCCGGACGACGAGCAGGGACGAGCAGGCGGCAGCAGTGCTGCGGACCCTGGAGCTCGAGGCGATGCTGTTCGGACGCCAGCTCGAGCCCGCGCTGCGGCACACGTCCGACCACGACCGGCTCGACCGCAGCGCCTACGCGCTCCTGACCCGCCTGCAGGTGCAGGGCCCGATGTCGATCGGCGAGCTCAGCGACGCCTTCAGCCTCGACGTGTCCACCGTGAACCGGCAGGCGGGCGCCGTGCTGCACGCCGGGCTGGTCGAACGGATCCCCGACCCCGACGGCGGCATGGCCCGCAAGTTCCGGCTCACCACGGAGGGCCGTCGCCGGCTCGACGACGAGCGGGAGTCGAACCTGCGGGGACTGGCCCTCGTCGTGGGCAGCTGGACGACCGAGGACGTCGACGCGCTCGCGACCTTGATGCGGCGGCTGAACCTCGAGATCGAGGACCGTCGCGGTCGCCGCTGGCCCCGCCCCTGA
- a CDS encoding MmyB family transcriptional regulator, whose product MATSRRDEVRDFLVSRRAKVTPEQAGLLPGGRRRVPGLRRGEVAQLAGVSVEYYTQLERGAVGGASDSVLDALARALLLDDAERAHLFDLARSGGAGAGSHRRPSVQAVRPGIQQLLDGQLAPAWAGNRRGDLVATNLLGRALNSPLFDEPDRPVNAARFRFLSPRAAAFYRDWEQTGRDTVAALRLAAGSTPFDRGLSDLVGELSTRSEEFRTLWASHDVRLHSTGTKRLHHPVVGDLDLAYEGLALASDPGLMIFVYSAEPGSASAHALDLLASWAATSAAQERSADGAPARSLPGRP is encoded by the coding sequence ATGGCGACGAGCAGACGTGACGAGGTGCGGGACTTCCTGGTCTCGCGCCGAGCGAAGGTCACCCCCGAGCAGGCGGGTCTCCTGCCGGGCGGACGTCGTCGTGTCCCGGGCCTGCGCCGCGGCGAGGTCGCTCAGCTGGCCGGCGTGTCGGTCGAGTACTACACGCAGCTCGAGCGCGGGGCCGTGGGCGGCGCGTCCGACAGCGTCCTGGACGCCCTCGCCCGGGCACTGCTGCTGGACGACGCGGAACGCGCCCACCTGTTCGACCTGGCACGGTCCGGCGGCGCCGGCGCGGGGAGCCATCGCCGGCCGAGCGTGCAGGCCGTGCGTCCCGGCATCCAGCAGCTCCTCGACGGTCAGCTCGCCCCCGCATGGGCGGGCAACCGTCGCGGCGACCTGGTGGCCACCAACCTTCTGGGGCGGGCGCTGAACTCCCCGCTGTTCGACGAACCCGACCGGCCCGTCAACGCGGCACGGTTCCGGTTCCTCAGCCCGCGGGCCGCCGCGTTCTACCGGGACTGGGAGCAGACCGGCCGGGACACCGTCGCGGCACTGCGCCTCGCAGCGGGCAGCACCCCGTTCGACCGGGGCCTGAGCGACCTGGTCGGCGAGCTGTCGACCCGCAGCGAGGAGTTCCGCACCCTGTGGGCCTCGCACGACGTGCGCCTGCACAGCACGGGGACCAAGCGGCTGCACCACCCCGTGGTCGGCGACCTCGACCTGGCCTACGAGGGCCTGGCGCTCGCCTCGGACCCCGGTCTGATGATCTTCGTCTACAGCGCCGAGCCCGGCTCGGCGTCCGCGCACGCCCTCGACCTGCTCGCCAGCTGGGCCGCGACGTCCGCCGCGCAGGAGCGCAGCGCCGACGGCGCACCGGCCCGGAGCCTTCCCGGGCGCCCGTAG